The Hypanus sabinus isolate sHypSab1 chromosome 3, sHypSab1.hap1, whole genome shotgun sequence genome contains a region encoding:
- the lrrc32 gene encoding transforming growth factor beta activator LRRC32 isoform X8 → MESFLLFLLVAEGAVASYRPEGRPPCATIESEARCQNKSLNAIPLDLPQDIWKLDLSVNHIQMLTLHNLTQYPSIQHLDLESNELEFIEPGSFASLLHLKELNLANNLLDLSKDGLGRLPHVERLDLSGNSLYTGVVEGFLKEAPSLEQVSLARNSITKLSDHTFQGNPLLKHINLQHNIIIKIESGAFQSLSNLVALDLAMNSIPCITEFDLKNLQVLNLSRNSIELFTMKEPGVEYQLRWLDLSDNNLPYFPTFPKKNHLRHLDLSRNCIQGFSLDAVSHRMNHLAERLDHNAKANQSWTTPTAHLSDLVYLDLSYNEITSIPWDLFRSMKSLRFLNLSKNCLQSFVVDEMNVLNSLVRLDLSSNALQNLLLSSRGFHHLKYLYLQDNYLQSLPSNIFSSLSSIQILSLQNNNISVCQGIPRYESPTDDCMFFSEITTLRYLYLHNNNIKYLPPHAFHQTPLSELDLSLNPGIHIHPEGFSGLEFPLTYLSLGGNGLSSLSMNLSHFNNLRTLDVSNNRLREFLVTTRNLSLEHVDLRNNTLDSLQETSMEVLNGTLRTLQLSGNPFNCCQATWVRWLAQVDVLDKCSVLCYYPTVNGHSQAHLFTAQPGLCQELPLDWTNWGILMLILVTALLGFATLLGCCLAHRQRVNKMFVHHVKA, encoded by the exons ATGGAAAGTTTCCTTCTCTTCCTTCTGGTGGCTGAGGGGGCAGTAGCGTCATATCGACCAGAAGGTCGCCCTCCCTGTGCAACC ATAGAGTCGGAAGCACGATGTCAGAATAAGTCCCTTAACGCAATCCCTCTGGACCTGCCTCAAGACATATGGAAGCTGGATTTATCTGTTAACCACATCCAAATGCTAACCTTGCACAATTTGACTCAGTACCCCTCCATCCAGCACCTGGACTTGGAGTCCAACGAACTGGAGTTTATTGAGCCTGGATCATTTGCCTCTCTACTACACCTTAAGGAGCTTAACCTTGCAAACAACCTCTTGGACCTGAGCAAAGATGGACTTGGGAGACTGCCGCATGTTGAAAGGCTGGACTTGTCTGGAAACAGTTTGTACACTGGTGTTGTCGAGGGTTTCCTAAAGGAGGCACCTTCGCTTGAGCAGGTATCCTTGGCCAGGAACAGCATCACCAAACTCTCAGACCATACGTTTCAAGGGAACCCGTTGCTGAAACATATAAACTTACAGCACAACATCATCATCAAGATAGAATCGGGGGCGTTTCAGTCACTTTCCAATCTGGTTGCCCTCGATCTCGCCATGAACTCCATCCCCTGCATCACCGAGTTCGACCTCAAAAACCTTCAAGTCTTGAACTTGAGTAGAAACAGCATCGAGCTTTTCACCATGAAGGAACCTGGTGTAGAGTATCAACTTCGGTGGCTGGACCTCAGCGATAACAACCTGCCCTATTTTCCCACCTTCCCCAAGAAAAACCACCTCAGGCACCTCGACCTGTCACGCAATTGCATCCAAGGGTTTTCCCTAGACGCCGTTAGTCACAGGATGAACCATCTAGCAGAGAGGCTGGACCACAATGCCAAGGCTAACCAAAGCTGGACCACCCCAACTGCTCACCTGTCCGATCTGGTATACCTGGACCTGAGCTACAATGAGATAACCTCCATCCCGTGGGATCTCTTCCGGAGTATGAAGTCCCTGAGGTTCCTCAACCTGAGCAAGAACTGCCTCCAAAGCTTTGTGGTAGATGAGATGAATGTATTGAACTCTCTGGTGAGACTGGACCTGAGCTCCAATGCCCTGCAGAACCTCTTGCTCTCCAGCAGAGGCTTCCACCATCTGAAATACCTCTACCTTCAGGACAACTACCTTCAAAGTCTTCCTTCCAATATCTTTAGcagcctctccagcatccagaTCCTTAGCCTTCAAAACAACAATATCAGTGTGTGTCAGGGGATTCCCAGGTATGAAAGCCCCACCGATGACTGCATGTTCTTCTCTGAGATCACAACGCTTCGGTATTTATATCTGCACAACAACAACATTAAATATTTGCCACCTCACGCATTTCATCAGACTCCTCTTTCCGAGTTAGATCTGTCTCTGAATCCTGGGATCCATATCCACCCTGAGGGATTTTCTGGTTTGGAATTTCCCCTGACGTACTTGTCCTTGGGAGGCAATGGTCTCTCTTCACTCAGCATGAACCTGTCGCACTTTAACAACCTCAGAACGCTGGATGTGTCCAACAACCGCCTGAGGGAGTTCCTGGTCACCACCAGGAACCTCTCTTTGGAGCACGTGGACTTGCGCAACAACACGTTGGACAGCTTGCAAGAGACGTCCATGGAGGTGCTGAACGGGACGCTGAGGACCTTGCAGCTCTCGGGGAACCCGTTCAACTGCTGCCAGGCCACCTGGGTCAGGTGGCTGGCCCAGGTCGACGTGCTGGACAAGTGCTCGGTCTTGTGCTATTACCCAACCGTCAACGGGCACTCGCAGGCGCACCTGTTCACCGCTCAGCCCGGTCTCTGCCAGGAGCTGCCACTGGACTGGACAAACTGGGGCATCTTAATGCTCATCTTAGTGACTGCGCTCTTGGGGTTTGCCACACTTCTCGGCTGTTGCCTGGCACACAGGCAGCGAGTCAACAAAATGTTTGTACACCATGTAAAAGCTTAG
- the lrrc32 gene encoding transforming growth factor beta activator LRRC32 isoform X2, giving the protein MKQGYPEETRCSHRENARTLHRLPGAPRGSRSISCTLVLPINFKAQSKFVIKIESEARCQNKSLNAIPLDLPQDIWKLDLSVNHIQMLTLHNLTQYPSIQHLDLESNELEFIEPGSFASLLHLKELNLANNLLDLSKDGLGRLPHVERLDLSGNSLYTGVVEGFLKEAPSLEQVSLARNSITKLSDHTFQGNPLLKHINLQHNIIIKIESGAFQSLSNLVALDLAMNSIPCITEFDLKNLQVLNLSRNSIELFTMKEPGVEYQLRWLDLSDNNLPYFPTFPKKNHLRHLDLSRNCIQGFSLDAVSHRMNHLAERLDHNAKANQSWTTPTAHLSDLVYLDLSYNEITSIPWDLFRSMKSLRFLNLSKNCLQSFVVDEMNVLNSLVRLDLSSNALQNLLLSSRGFHHLKYLYLQDNYLQSLPSNIFSSLSSIQILSLQNNNISVCQGIPRYESPTDDCMFFSEITTLRYLYLHNNNIKYLPPHAFHQTPLSELDLSLNPGIHIHPEGFSGLEFPLTYLSLGGNGLSSLSMNLSHFNNLRTLDVSNNRLREFLVTTRNLSLEHVDLRNNTLDSLQETSMEVLNGTLRTLQLSGNPFNCCQATWVRWLAQVDVLDKCSVLCYYPTVNGHSQAHLFTAQPGLCQELPLDWTNWGILMLILVTALLGFATLLGCCLAHRQRVNKMFVHHVKA; this is encoded by the exons ATGAAACAggggtacccagaggaaacccgatgcagtcacagggagaatgcacgaACTCTGCACAGACTGCCTGGGGCTCCACGAGGCAGCAGATCCATCAGCTGCACCCTTGTCCTGCCCATaaacttcaaagctcaaagtaaatttgttatcaaa ATAGAGTCGGAAGCACGATGTCAGAATAAGTCCCTTAACGCAATCCCTCTGGACCTGCCTCAAGACATATGGAAGCTGGATTTATCTGTTAACCACATCCAAATGCTAACCTTGCACAATTTGACTCAGTACCCCTCCATCCAGCACCTGGACTTGGAGTCCAACGAACTGGAGTTTATTGAGCCTGGATCATTTGCCTCTCTACTACACCTTAAGGAGCTTAACCTTGCAAACAACCTCTTGGACCTGAGCAAAGATGGACTTGGGAGACTGCCGCATGTTGAAAGGCTGGACTTGTCTGGAAACAGTTTGTACACTGGTGTTGTCGAGGGTTTCCTAAAGGAGGCACCTTCGCTTGAGCAGGTATCCTTGGCCAGGAACAGCATCACCAAACTCTCAGACCATACGTTTCAAGGGAACCCGTTGCTGAAACATATAAACTTACAGCACAACATCATCATCAAGATAGAATCGGGGGCGTTTCAGTCACTTTCCAATCTGGTTGCCCTCGATCTCGCCATGAACTCCATCCCCTGCATCACCGAGTTCGACCTCAAAAACCTTCAAGTCTTGAACTTGAGTAGAAACAGCATCGAGCTTTTCACCATGAAGGAACCTGGTGTAGAGTATCAACTTCGGTGGCTGGACCTCAGCGATAACAACCTGCCCTATTTTCCCACCTTCCCCAAGAAAAACCACCTCAGGCACCTCGACCTGTCACGCAATTGCATCCAAGGGTTTTCCCTAGACGCCGTTAGTCACAGGATGAACCATCTAGCAGAGAGGCTGGACCACAATGCCAAGGCTAACCAAAGCTGGACCACCCCAACTGCTCACCTGTCCGATCTGGTATACCTGGACCTGAGCTACAATGAGATAACCTCCATCCCGTGGGATCTCTTCCGGAGTATGAAGTCCCTGAGGTTCCTCAACCTGAGCAAGAACTGCCTCCAAAGCTTTGTGGTAGATGAGATGAATGTATTGAACTCTCTGGTGAGACTGGACCTGAGCTCCAATGCCCTGCAGAACCTCTTGCTCTCCAGCAGAGGCTTCCACCATCTGAAATACCTCTACCTTCAGGACAACTACCTTCAAAGTCTTCCTTCCAATATCTTTAGcagcctctccagcatccagaTCCTTAGCCTTCAAAACAACAATATCAGTGTGTGTCAGGGGATTCCCAGGTATGAAAGCCCCACCGATGACTGCATGTTCTTCTCTGAGATCACAACGCTTCGGTATTTATATCTGCACAACAACAACATTAAATATTTGCCACCTCACGCATTTCATCAGACTCCTCTTTCCGAGTTAGATCTGTCTCTGAATCCTGGGATCCATATCCACCCTGAGGGATTTTCTGGTTTGGAATTTCCCCTGACGTACTTGTCCTTGGGAGGCAATGGTCTCTCTTCACTCAGCATGAACCTGTCGCACTTTAACAACCTCAGAACGCTGGATGTGTCCAACAACCGCCTGAGGGAGTTCCTGGTCACCACCAGGAACCTCTCTTTGGAGCACGTGGACTTGCGCAACAACACGTTGGACAGCTTGCAAGAGACGTCCATGGAGGTGCTGAACGGGACGCTGAGGACCTTGCAGCTCTCGGGGAACCCGTTCAACTGCTGCCAGGCCACCTGGGTCAGGTGGCTGGCCCAGGTCGACGTGCTGGACAAGTGCTCGGTCTTGTGCTATTACCCAACCGTCAACGGGCACTCGCAGGCGCACCTGTTCACCGCTCAGCCCGGTCTCTGCCAGGAGCTGCCACTGGACTGGACAAACTGGGGCATCTTAATGCTCATCTTAGTGACTGCGCTCTTGGGGTTTGCCACACTTCTCGGCTGTTGCCTGGCACACAGGCAGCGAGTCAACAAAATGTTTGTACACCATGTAAAAGCTTAG
- the lrrc32 gene encoding transforming growth factor beta activator LRRC32 isoform X4, with amino-acid sequence MMRDAATKTMESFLLFLLVAEGAVASYRPEGRPPCATIESEARCQNKSLNAIPLDLPQDIWKLDLSVNHIQMLTLHNLTQYPSIQHLDLESNELEFIEPGSFASLLHLKELNLANNLLDLSKDGLGRLPHVERLDLSGNSLYTGVVEGFLKEAPSLEQVSLARNSITKLSDHTFQGNPLLKHINLQHNIIIKIESGAFQSLSNLVALDLAMNSIPCITEFDLKNLQVLNLSRNSIELFTMKEPGVEYQLRWLDLSDNNLPYFPTFPKKNHLRHLDLSRNCIQGFSLDAVSHRMNHLAERLDHNAKANQSWTTPTAHLSDLVYLDLSYNEITSIPWDLFRSMKSLRFLNLSKNCLQSFVVDEMNVLNSLVRLDLSSNALQNLLLSSRGFHHLKYLYLQDNYLQSLPSNIFSSLSSIQILSLQNNNISVCQGIPRYESPTDDCMFFSEITTLRYLYLHNNNIKYLPPHAFHQTPLSELDLSLNPGIHIHPEGFSGLEFPLTYLSLGGNGLSSLSMNLSHFNNLRTLDVSNNRLREFLVTTRNLSLEHVDLRNNTLDSLQETSMEVLNGTLRTLQLSGNPFNCCQATWVRWLAQVDVLDKCSVLCYYPTVNGHSQAHLFTAQPGLCQELPLDWTNWGILMLILVTALLGFATLLGCCLAHRQRVNKMFVHHVKA; translated from the exons ATGATGCGTGATGCTGCTACCA AGACCATGGAAAGTTTCCTTCTCTTCCTTCTGGTGGCTGAGGGGGCAGTAGCGTCATATCGACCAGAAGGTCGCCCTCCCTGTGCAACC ATAGAGTCGGAAGCACGATGTCAGAATAAGTCCCTTAACGCAATCCCTCTGGACCTGCCTCAAGACATATGGAAGCTGGATTTATCTGTTAACCACATCCAAATGCTAACCTTGCACAATTTGACTCAGTACCCCTCCATCCAGCACCTGGACTTGGAGTCCAACGAACTGGAGTTTATTGAGCCTGGATCATTTGCCTCTCTACTACACCTTAAGGAGCTTAACCTTGCAAACAACCTCTTGGACCTGAGCAAAGATGGACTTGGGAGACTGCCGCATGTTGAAAGGCTGGACTTGTCTGGAAACAGTTTGTACACTGGTGTTGTCGAGGGTTTCCTAAAGGAGGCACCTTCGCTTGAGCAGGTATCCTTGGCCAGGAACAGCATCACCAAACTCTCAGACCATACGTTTCAAGGGAACCCGTTGCTGAAACATATAAACTTACAGCACAACATCATCATCAAGATAGAATCGGGGGCGTTTCAGTCACTTTCCAATCTGGTTGCCCTCGATCTCGCCATGAACTCCATCCCCTGCATCACCGAGTTCGACCTCAAAAACCTTCAAGTCTTGAACTTGAGTAGAAACAGCATCGAGCTTTTCACCATGAAGGAACCTGGTGTAGAGTATCAACTTCGGTGGCTGGACCTCAGCGATAACAACCTGCCCTATTTTCCCACCTTCCCCAAGAAAAACCACCTCAGGCACCTCGACCTGTCACGCAATTGCATCCAAGGGTTTTCCCTAGACGCCGTTAGTCACAGGATGAACCATCTAGCAGAGAGGCTGGACCACAATGCCAAGGCTAACCAAAGCTGGACCACCCCAACTGCTCACCTGTCCGATCTGGTATACCTGGACCTGAGCTACAATGAGATAACCTCCATCCCGTGGGATCTCTTCCGGAGTATGAAGTCCCTGAGGTTCCTCAACCTGAGCAAGAACTGCCTCCAAAGCTTTGTGGTAGATGAGATGAATGTATTGAACTCTCTGGTGAGACTGGACCTGAGCTCCAATGCCCTGCAGAACCTCTTGCTCTCCAGCAGAGGCTTCCACCATCTGAAATACCTCTACCTTCAGGACAACTACCTTCAAAGTCTTCCTTCCAATATCTTTAGcagcctctccagcatccagaTCCTTAGCCTTCAAAACAACAATATCAGTGTGTGTCAGGGGATTCCCAGGTATGAAAGCCCCACCGATGACTGCATGTTCTTCTCTGAGATCACAACGCTTCGGTATTTATATCTGCACAACAACAACATTAAATATTTGCCACCTCACGCATTTCATCAGACTCCTCTTTCCGAGTTAGATCTGTCTCTGAATCCTGGGATCCATATCCACCCTGAGGGATTTTCTGGTTTGGAATTTCCCCTGACGTACTTGTCCTTGGGAGGCAATGGTCTCTCTTCACTCAGCATGAACCTGTCGCACTTTAACAACCTCAGAACGCTGGATGTGTCCAACAACCGCCTGAGGGAGTTCCTGGTCACCACCAGGAACCTCTCTTTGGAGCACGTGGACTTGCGCAACAACACGTTGGACAGCTTGCAAGAGACGTCCATGGAGGTGCTGAACGGGACGCTGAGGACCTTGCAGCTCTCGGGGAACCCGTTCAACTGCTGCCAGGCCACCTGGGTCAGGTGGCTGGCCCAGGTCGACGTGCTGGACAAGTGCTCGGTCTTGTGCTATTACCCAACCGTCAACGGGCACTCGCAGGCGCACCTGTTCACCGCTCAGCCCGGTCTCTGCCAGGAGCTGCCACTGGACTGGACAAACTGGGGCATCTTAATGCTCATCTTAGTGACTGCGCTCTTGGGGTTTGCCACACTTCTCGGCTGTTGCCTGGCACACAGGCAGCGAGTCAACAAAATGTTTGTACACCATGTAAAAGCTTAG